The proteins below are encoded in one region of Microbispora sp. NBC_01189:
- a CDS encoding DUF305 domain-containing protein has translation MTTAPRRPLPVNPGLTGTLTAVLAMALLAGCGGADGAAPSPAPAPASAAAAEPSEGTTVTATPADPGGAETPADHNAADVAFAGKIIPHHLQAVDLATLAQTRAGDPWVRDMASRILSARDTDIRTLKGWLDMWGAEPLPRDHKMPGTQTRAEVDALAKLSGPAFDKRFTTLMIKHDGGAIAIAGAEQEKGAFEGGKALATAISTALSAEVKELKEYLAKLK, from the coding sequence GTGACGACCGCCCCCCGCCGCCCGCTCCCTGTAAACCCCGGCCTGACAGGCACGCTGACCGCCGTGCTCGCGATGGCCCTGCTCGCCGGCTGCGGCGGGGCGGACGGCGCCGCCCCCTCTCCGGCCCCCGCCCCGGCCTCGGCCGCCGCCGCCGAGCCCTCGGAGGGCACGACCGTCACCGCCACGCCGGCCGACCCCGGCGGTGCGGAGACGCCGGCCGATCACAACGCCGCCGACGTGGCGTTCGCCGGCAAGATCATCCCGCACCACCTCCAGGCCGTCGACCTGGCCACGCTCGCCCAGACGCGGGCCGGTGACCCCTGGGTCAGGGACATGGCCTCCCGCATCCTGTCGGCCCGCGACACCGACATCCGCACGCTGAAGGGCTGGCTCGACATGTGGGGCGCCGAGCCGCTGCCGCGCGACCACAAGATGCCCGGCACGCAGACGCGGGCCGAGGTCGACGCGCTCGCCAAGCTGAGCGGCCCCGCCTTCGACAAACGGTTCACGACCCTGATGATCAAGCACGACGGCGGGGCGATCGCGATCGCGGGCGCCGAGCAGGAGAAGGGCGCCTTCGAGGGCGGGAAGGCGCTGGCCACTGCGATCTCCACGGCCCTGTCCGCCGAGGTCAAGGAGCTGAAGGAGTACCTCGCCAAGCTGAAGTGA
- a CDS encoding response regulator transcription factor, with protein MATVLVVEDDEFVRSAIIRDLTGRSHAVRSAGRALDALREIAHVAPDVVILDLGLPDLDGAEALKMLRAISDVPVIVATARDDEAQIVRLLRDGADDYLVKPFSGDHLNARLEAVLRRARPGTPASVVKVGGLVVDADRREARLDGVPLDLTRREFDLLAYLAARPDRVISRRQLLAEVWRQSYGDDQTIDVHLSWLRRKLGESASRPRYLHTVRGVGVRLSPPAEA; from the coding sequence ATGGCGACCGTTCTGGTGGTGGAGGACGACGAGTTCGTCCGTTCCGCGATCATCCGCGATCTGACGGGGCGCAGCCACGCCGTCCGCAGCGCGGGCCGGGCGCTCGACGCGCTGCGGGAGATCGCCCACGTCGCCCCCGACGTGGTCATCCTCGACCTGGGGCTGCCCGACCTCGACGGCGCCGAGGCCCTGAAGATGCTCCGGGCGATCTCCGACGTGCCGGTCATCGTCGCCACCGCCCGTGACGACGAGGCCCAGATCGTCCGCCTGCTGCGCGACGGCGCGGACGACTACCTGGTCAAACCGTTCTCGGGCGACCACCTCAACGCGCGACTGGAGGCCGTGCTGAGACGGGCGAGGCCGGGGACACCGGCGTCGGTCGTCAAGGTCGGCGGCCTGGTCGTCGACGCCGACCGCAGGGAGGCGCGGCTCGACGGCGTGCCGCTCGACCTCACCCGCAGGGAGTTCGACCTGCTCGCCTACCTCGCCGCCCGCCCCGACCGGGTGATCTCACGCAGGCAGTTGCTGGCCGAGGTCTGGCGGCAGTCGTACGGCGACGACCAGACCATCGACGTGCACCTGTCGTGGCTGCGGCGCAAGCTCGGCGAGAGCGCCTCGCGTCCCCGCTACCTGCACACCGTGCGGGGTGTGGGCGTACGTCTCAGCCCTCCCGCAGAGGCCTGA